The DNA sequence CAGTTTTCATCAGAACCGATATACTTCTGTTTGTTTTCAGGATCTCTCAAAGAAACCTGAGTTACAAAATCTTCAAACCCTAAAGATTTGAAAACATAAAGTGTAAGGTCTATTACCTTTTCAAATTCTTCAGAAAGCTGATCCGGAGTACAGAAAAGGTGAGCGTCATCCTGAGTAAATCCACGAACTCTCGTTAAACCATGAAGTTCTCCACTTTGCTCATATCTGTATACCGTACCGAATTCTGCATATCTTTTTGGTAAATCCCTGTAGCTCCATTGTGAAGTTTTGTAAATTTCACAGTGGTGAGGGCAGTTCATTGGCTTCAGCAAAAATTCTTCCCCTTCATTCGGAGTTTTAATCGGCTGGAAGCTGTCTTCTCCATATTTATCCCAGTGTCCTGAAGTTACATACAGTTCTTTTGCCCCGATGTGTGGAGACATTACAAATTCGTAACCTCCTTTTTTCTGAGCATCAGAAAGGAAATTCTCTAGCTTTCTTCTTAAAGCAGTTCCTTTTGGTAACCAAAGTGGCAACCCGGCACCTACTTTTTCAGAGAATGCAAAAATTCCAAGTTCTTTACCTAATTTTCTGTGGTCTCTTCTTTTAGCTTCTTCCAATCTTTCAAGATATTCAGTAAGATCCTTCTGTTTAGGGAAAGAAATACCATATACTCTTGTCAATTGAGGGTTCTTTTCATTACCTCTCCAATAAGCTCCGGCTGCATTTAAAATCTTAACCGCTTTTACGATTCCAGTATTTGGAATGTGACCACCACGACATAAATCTGTGAAGTTATCGTGTGTTACAAAAGTGATTTCTCCATCATTAAGATTAGAAATAAGTTCCACTTTGTACGGATTGTCTGCATAGGTTTTCAAAGCATCTTCTTTAGAAACCGGATAAAGAGAGAAGGTAGAACCTTTCTTCGCGTTTTCCAGGATCTTTTTCTCAATCTTTTCAAAATCTTTTTCAGATAAGCTTTCATCCCCGAAATCTACGTCATAGTAGAATCCACTTTCGATAGCAGGACCAATGGTCAACTTAGCATTAGGATAAAACTCAAGGATAGCCTGCGCCAAAAGGTGGGCAGAAGAGTGCCAGAAAGCCTTCTTTCCAAGATCATCATTCCAGGTCAAAAGCTGTACCGTAGAATCCGTGGTTATAGGTGTGGTCGTTTCTACTTGTTTGTCATTAACAATTGCGGAAATGGTGTTTCTAGCCAATCCCTCGCTTATAGATTTTGCCACATCTAGAGGAGTCACTGCTCCCTCGAATTCTTTGACACTATTGTCTGGAAGTGTAATTTTTATCATTGTTTACTAAGAAATTTTAAGATGCAAAAATACGCATTTTTTAGATAAAATACTATATCCATATGTATTTAGAATGAGAATTAATATCGAAAATAGAAAGATTTTTAACGTTTGGGAGTTGTATACTTTATATTACAGTGTTCTCAGAAAATTATTCTGTTACTTTTATTGCCTTAATGGAGCTGGAATTCATCACTTTTCCGGCCTTTTTTTAAGTAGATTACAGAAAAAGCAATAGATATTTTAAATCTCACAAAAAGATTAAAAAATACAAGTTTTAAAAATTAAAATTAATACCTTAATACAATGAATACAGGATATTGATACCATAATAAAAGTTTGAATAATTGAAAATATGAAATCCCTATTCAATCAGAATCCAATAAAATATTAAATTTCAAAAATTAGAATCCCTATGAGCAGGATAAACATTGATTTACATTGTGATCTTCTATATTATCTTCTAAGATCAGATTCAGCGCTTGATGATAAAGAACTAGGTTGTTCACTGCCTTATTTACAGGATGGAAATGTAAAACTTCAGGTGATGGCGATGTATGCGGGAACAGGAGCTAACAGCACAGCTCACGGACTGGAACAAAGCAAATTGTTTTCAAAACTGATCAAAAACGAGAATTTCTTCCTTTTTAATCATGATAATTTCAACGCTCCGGAAAATAAAAACCGGGTAGGAGTCATTGCTTCTATTGAAAATACATCCTCTTTCTGCGATGAAAACCAAAGTCTGGAGTCCGGATTCAAAAATCTGGAGACCATTATTGAAAACACTGAAAAAGTCTTTTATATTGGGATTACCCATCACCTGGAAAACCGTTTTGGAGGCGGAAATAATGCTACAGTGGGATTAAAAGATGATGGAAAAGTGCTGATCGACTATATTTCTGACCGGAAAATCGCTATTGATTTAGCCCACACAAGTGATCAGCTTGCTTATGATATTTTCACTTATATCGATCAAAGAAATTATTCAATTCCTATTCTGGCAAGCCATTCCAACTACAGAACTGTTTACAAAAATAATAGAAACCTTCCTGATGAACTGGCGAAAGAAGTTATTCGCAGAAAAGGATTGATTGGCCTGAATTTTATCAAAGATTATGTTGATATTGAACATCCGGAAAGACTCTATGAACATATTCAATATGGGCTGGATCTTGGTGGAGAAGACAGCATAGCCTATGGTGCAGATTATTTTTACTGGAAGGATCACCCGGACAAATCCCGTCATCCTTTTTTCTTTCCCGAGCATTCTAACGCTGCAGTATATCCGGCAGTCAATAAAGAAATTGAGGAACGGTTTTCATCTGAGCTAGTAGAAAAGATCAGTCACAGAAATGCCTTGAATTTTATAGAAAATATGTATAAATAAACCTCGCGTTTTAAGTTAATTTTATTCTGTCGCAGATGAGCAGATCAAGCAGAACTTTTATGTTATCTGCGAAATCGGTTAATCTGCGAGAGATTATTTTCTATAGTAAGCAAACTTATTTTTAATGTTTAATTTTAGTTTAAGTATTAAATATTAACTCATTAAATTGTAATGTTTTAAATATTTTTATTTAATGTTTTCTTTTATATCTGACTTTCTGCTTGATAATCTCGATCACATCTACATTCTGAACTTTAGATTTGATCCATCCATGAATGTCAATATAGAATAATGACCGCCTGTAATATTCATTTTTAGAATAGGCTTCCAGCTTTTTATCAAAACTTTCAAATGCTTTCTGCCTTTGATCCAATACCTGATTATTAAGATTTTTAAAAAACTGAATACTTTCAAAATGGAACTCTTCCGGCTTTTTCATTTTTTTAGCAAACTTTAAAGTAGAAGCAATAAACTCATCATAATCTTCATCATTCCCGGACTCATATTTTGCCATTAAGATCAGAATTCTGGTATGAAACAGCAAATCTTCCTGTACATTTCCTTTAGATTCTATGACCCTCATAGAATACTCAATAGATTTGTCAAACATCTTACTACCGAAGAACATGGCTGCCATTTTCAGATAGAGAATCATAAAATGGTGTTCATCTATTCTTTCTCTGAGTTTTTCCATTTTTAATTCCACTTCAGGAATAAGCTTGGTTCCTGTGAAAAATTCCCCTTTCACAAAGTGAATATTCATCAATGTATTGTAATGGGTAAGAAAAATAAGAGACTGAAGGTTTTCATTCTGCACAAAATTCTCTGCATGTACCATTTTATTAAAATTTGCGAAATGCTCCTCCAGAATATCAATATTTCCGTACAAAAACAGGATCTTCAAGAGATAAGTATTCCCTTTGATATACCAAACCGGGTGGCTGTAGATCATTTCAGGCTTTTTATGGAAAAGATCTACCCACTGATAAGCATATTTCAAGGTGTATTTATAGTCCTGTAAAAGCTGATTTTTCCAGACATGAGCCTTATAGTACCATAGTTTTTCTGTGAAGTTTAGCTTCTCAGGGTTTATATTTTTAATCTGGGCATTAAAAACATCCATCACTTCCTGTCGGTCTGCATCATTTTTCACATAGCCATGAGTAAGCATTTCACTGTATAATTTCAAAGAAAGATTAGACAGTTTTGTGGTATATCGGTTCTGTTTACTGATTTCCTGCGATTGCTTGATCAGCTCTTCGGCACGGCCTTCAATACTTCGGGTAATGAATTGTGATTCAATTACTTTTTCAAGGTCAATAATTTCTGAAGCAATACTTTTTTCATCCAGTTCCAGTGCAGATTGCTTGGTTTTGTCCAGTATCTTCAGAGCCTGTTTGTAAAGACCTTTCTGATACAGAATATTAGCAAAATCCAATTGTTCACGAAGCTGAATTCTATAGTTCTGATGACTCGGGTTCATACGAAGGCTTACCAGGATCTGTTTGTAAAGATGGGCTTTAAGATTGGAAAGCTGCTGTTTGGTGGAAATTTTTTTCTCAATAATCACAGTTTCATCATATTCCTTCATTTTATCCATTTCGGAAAAGAGCAGCAAAAATTTGGCATCTACGTTAATTCCCAGACGGTTCACATATAACTTAAACTGTCGTTTTTCAGAGGTGGTCAATGACTTTACCAATACAAACAAAAAATCTTTCTGCAATTCTGCCATTGTAAATTTTTATAAATTAAAATACTGATTAATAAACGAATACGATTGTTTTTTCAACTGTTGAATATTGTAATTTTCAGAAAAAGTGAAAATGGAAAAATATTGCAACCCGTAGTTTTGAACCAAAATTAAGTAAAAATCTTCACTTATGAATTCCGAAAAAATTGAAATTTTTGATACAACACTAAGAGATGGGGAGCAGGTTCCGGGATGTAAACTGAATACGGAACAAAAACTGATTATTGCAGAAAGGCTTGATGAGCTGGGGATTGATATCATTGAAGCGGGATTCCCGATTTCCAGTCCGGGAGATTTTGAATCTGTTTCAGAAATTTCAAAACTGGTAAGAAAAGCTAAAGTATGCGGGCTGACAAGAGCTAATAAAAAAGATATTGATGTAGCCGCAGAAGCACTGAAGTTTGCAAAGAGACCAAGAATACACACCGGAATCGGAACTTCTGATTCTCACATTAAATATAAATTCAACTCAACAAGAGAAGATATTATTGAAAGAGCAGCCGAAGCAGTAAAATATGCTAAAACTTATGTAGAAGATGTAGAATTTTATGCTGAAGATGCCGGACGAACGGATAATGAATATCTGGCAAGAGTCTGTGAGGCTGTTATCAAAGCCGGAGCAACTGTTCTTAATATTCCTGATACCACAGGCTATTGTCTGCCGGAAGAGTATGGCCAGAAAATAAAGTATCTGAGAGAAAACGTAAAAGGTATTGAGAAAGCGGTGCTGTCATGTCATTGCCATAATGATCTGGGGCTGGCTACAGCCAATTCTATTGCCGGAGCTATCAATGGAGCACGCCAGATTGAATGTACCATCAACGGATTGGGAGAAAGAGCTGGTAATACGGCTTTGGAGGAAGTTGTCATGATTTTAAAACAGCATAAAGATTTGAATCTGCATACGGATGTCAATTCAAGAATGCTGAATGAAATGAGTGCGATGGTATCTGATCTGATGGGAATGTCTGTACAGCCCAATAAAGCTATTGTAGGAGCCAACGCTTTTGCTCACAGCTCAGGAATTCATCAGGATGGAGTGATCAAAAACAGAGAAACCTATGAAATCATAGATCCTGCAGAAGTAGGGGTGAATGCTTCTTCCATTATTCTTACTGCCAGAAGCGGACGTTCAGCACTAGCTTACCGTTTCAAACATATTGGCTATGAGGTTACCAAAAATGAACTTGATTATTTATATCAGGAATTTTTGAAAAT is a window from the Chryseobacterium indologenes genome containing:
- the thrS gene encoding threonine--tRNA ligase, which translates into the protein MIKITLPDNSVKEFEGAVTPLDVAKSISEGLARNTISAIVNDKQVETTTPITTDSTVQLLTWNDDLGKKAFWHSSAHLLAQAILEFYPNAKLTIGPAIESGFYYDVDFGDESLSEKDFEKIEKKILENAKKGSTFSLYPVSKEDALKTYADNPYKVELISNLNDGEITFVTHDNFTDLCRGGHIPNTGIVKAVKILNAAGAYWRGNEKNPQLTRVYGISFPKQKDLTEYLERLEEAKRRDHRKLGKELGIFAFSEKVGAGLPLWLPKGTALRRKLENFLSDAQKKGGYEFVMSPHIGAKELYVTSGHWDKYGEDSFQPIKTPNEGEEFLLKPMNCPHHCEIYKTSQWSYRDLPKRYAEFGTVYRYEQSGELHGLTRVRGFTQDDAHLFCTPDQLSEEFEKVIDLTLYVFKSLGFEDFVTQVSLRDPENKQKYIGSDENWEKAESAIINAAQKKGLKTVVEYGEAAFYGPKLDFMVKDALGRKWQLGTIQVDYNLPERFDLHYIGNDNEKHRPVMIHRAPFGSMERFIAILLENTAGDFPLWLSPDQFIILPISEKYVDYSKKVSQFLENHDISGQIDDRNEKTGKKIRDAELNKIPFMLVVGENEENEGTISVRRRGEGDLGVMKMEDFVAYFKKEAAI
- a CDS encoding dipeptidase, with the translated sequence MSRINIDLHCDLLYYLLRSDSALDDKELGCSLPYLQDGNVKLQVMAMYAGTGANSTAHGLEQSKLFSKLIKNENFFLFNHDNFNAPENKNRVGVIASIENTSSFCDENQSLESGFKNLETIIENTEKVFYIGITHHLENRFGGGNNATVGLKDDGKVLIDYISDRKIAIDLAHTSDQLAYDIFTYIDQRNYSIPILASHSNYRTVYKNNRNLPDELAKEVIRRKGLIGLNFIKDYVDIEHPERLYEHIQYGLDLGGEDSIAYGADYFYWKDHPDKSRHPFFFPEHSNAAVYPAVNKEIEERFSSELVEKISHRNALNFIENMYK
- a CDS encoding 2-isopropylmalate synthase, which codes for MNSEKIEIFDTTLRDGEQVPGCKLNTEQKLIIAERLDELGIDIIEAGFPISSPGDFESVSEISKLVRKAKVCGLTRANKKDIDVAAEALKFAKRPRIHTGIGTSDSHIKYKFNSTREDIIERAAEAVKYAKTYVEDVEFYAEDAGRTDNEYLARVCEAVIKAGATVLNIPDTTGYCLPEEYGQKIKYLRENVKGIEKAVLSCHCHNDLGLATANSIAGAINGARQIECTINGLGERAGNTALEEVVMILKQHKDLNLHTDVNSRMLNEMSAMVSDLMGMSVQPNKAIVGANAFAHSSGIHQDGVIKNRETYEIIDPAEVGVNASSIILTARSGRSALAYRFKHIGYEVTKNELDYLYQEFLKIADLKKEIGNDDLSMMMDSFNRKIG